In Ooceraea biroi isolate clonal line C1 chromosome 1, Obir_v5.4, whole genome shotgun sequence, the genomic stretch ctccgaaagccggccttcatccaaaaaaagtcatgctctgtgtctggtgggattggaaaggaatcctatattatgagctcctaccacacaaccaaacgataaatgcagataagtactgctcgcaactggacgaattaaagacagcgattcaggaaaaacgtccagaattagctaataggaagggcgtcgtgttccatcaggacaatgccagacctcatgtttcttcgactacccgacaaaaattgttggagtttggctgggatgtgccacctcacccaccgtattcaccagacattgcaccttcagactttcacttatttaggtctttgcaaaattctcttagcggcaggaacttcaactctttgatcgacataaaaaaccaccttgaggagtttttcgccgagaaacctaagaagttctgggagaatggaatcttccagttgcgtgaaagatggacaaaggttgtgaaacaaaacggtgcatacataagacaataaatatttatcgacataaaaaaatgttgcctttgaattttccttcaaaatcggcacgaactttccggacgacccaatatttccACGAGAATTCCTCTCGATGAGGAGGATAAACGAGCGTGATCTTCGTTGTGCAGCGTGAACACGGCATTCAGCATTTTGCGCACGCTGATCCCGACCGAGCCCGCCGACCGGAAGCTATCGAAAATTGAAACCCTGAGGCTGGCCAGCAGTTACATCAGTCACTTGGACGCGATGCTCGTCGCGGGTGCCACCACGGATCGACCCTGCTCGCGTCTTCTAGAGAATAAAGGCGTTTACTCGGCCAGGCCGCAAGTTTGCACATTTTGCTTAGCTACGCATAAGAAATGTGTAAGATAAACGATTTACGACTTTAGGATTGTATCTTGGAGTGTCTTGAATTTATTAGCTGTGTAAATTCATTCGCAATtaaaagcaataattttttgaGTAATGCGAGATGTAAGATATAAGCGTAAGTGTTAGAATGTCAAACAAATGAACAATGTTCGAGTTCACACGTACTATATCAAGTTACTTTTGTTTGTTAACAATTAAGCTGTGCGATGATCAAGATGATATTCATGATTTTCTATTTCGTATTTCTAGAGTTTGGACGTCTCGGGAATGATCCCGGATTATCCAGATGACCAAACAGCTTCGTGCATTTTTGTGCCAGCAAATGCAACATATTTCCCACGCGACCTGCATGTAAATGATATATGAAGCcaatagattaattttatatctgtatatatgatatgtacacatttgtacatttttgtaaatattatgtgctgcttgatttatttttcataaatattaaatacatattcatGCAATTGTAACGTTCAATGTAGGTTTTCCAGACAACtacgtaaaatttaaaaaagtaaaatccgGTACACACATGTCACATCCGCTGCACAAGAGGATAAAAACAAGACGCTCTTCCCTCGATCTTTTAATATTCGGGCTCAGTCACGCAGGACGCGGCAAACTTTGCCGCGCGGCGGAAGTTGGCGCGTCAGCCAATCCAATGTTTGCGAATCGAATTTTGTTCTCCATTATTTTCGGAAAAGCAAACATTCGATTGGCTGTCGCGCCAACTTCCGCGCGGCGAGCTTTGCTTATATATCTGCATAAATTCCCTAGGCATATTTACGAGCGCAACGGGAAGCGCAGGGATACCAATCCCTCTCGTCCTATCTCACACACGTGCCAAAAAGAGACGGAATTTAGTGTCTCTATAACCTATACGCTATATCTCGTCCTCTAACTTCGCTCGGTGCGTGAACCACTCGACCTTCGATTCCGCCTTTGTTCTTTCGtcaaatttattagaaatatcaTAACTCATCGTCTAGAGACTAGTTTAGTTCTGGCGACGCGCGATCTTCCtagcagagagaaacctgagagcggccaccagcctccacgggcacatttcctgacgtttgacgcgccgcctgacaaagtgcacgtgaactagttcgttacgctcggtaatgatacatgattcgtgtccaaactattcataaggaagctttcccatgtaaactctactttcgaacgagtcatagtgcgttcgaaagggaaggtaaaaatattaatgtcgtgttcgagggtttgggtgtacgagccttggtttcggagaaatttacatctaaaagtgagcattttccagcggtactaaaagtaccatgaatagctagaattcggcgtgaagcgcggtagtctagtggctaagcgcgagactcgtattttgcca encodes the following:
- the LOC105280870 gene encoding basic helix-loop-helix transcription factor scleraxis, which codes for MRTLLRDRVCGMAARKEEATTKQRYHANARERDRTYSVNTAFSILRTLIPTEPADRKLSKIETLRLASSYISHLDAMLVAGATTDRPCSRLLENKGVYSARPQVCTFCLATHKKCSLDVSGMIPDYPDDQTASCIFVPANATYFPRDLHVNDI